The genomic window AAGTCTTAACTAGGATTTTATTTTCAGCTAGAAAGAAAAACTCCATGCAGCACATCACCGGAAATAACCTTCCTTGTTAGGCGAAGACCAACCACCAGATTATTGGTCTACCAACAGAATTGAACAATCTAGCATTACGCTCTATCTAGTAGTGATACATTAATACTTTTCTCTATTGTTTAATTACCATGTCGGATTAAAGCTCACCATGCAATAGATGCAATGAAAAAACCGATTAAGCTATACATGGCAATCATAATTTACTGTTTCTTGTAGCCCTCATCTAAGTTGCAATAATTGCATTGCAGAAATGACAAAATTGCCTTGAACATCTCTCTGAGGTTCAAGTCATAATCTAATGAAATCCAATCTAGAAGCCCCTATTCTgtagaaataaaacataaagctttTATATTTTGAACATAATAGCATACCGCCAGCAATTCCTCGAAGTTTGGGGATTCGACGGTAAAGGGGCATCTGACCACCCTCGAAACCCTTCCTGACGCCGGGGCCAGACCGTGACTTCTGACCCCTCATCCCAAAACCACAGCTTGCGCCTTGCCCTGCCGATATGCCTCTTCCCTTTCTCTTCGCCTTCTTCCTCGAACCCGGTTGCGGGCCCAGGTTGTCAAGCCTGAACCGCACGCTCGAAGCCCCCGCCGCAGGGGCAGGGGCAGAAGCTGCCTTGTTCACCACCGAGAGGGGTCTTCTGAGCTGCACCCTGAGCGTTGCCGTGTAGCCGCATGGTGTCGAGTTCAACTTCTTGAGGGATCCCTGCAAGTTGAAGCCATGAAATACATGAGCATGGAGTGAAAGGAGACAGAGAGAGCGGTAATGAAGAGAACAGGTGGCAACCTTGAATGGACAAGCAATAGACGGAAATGCGGGTGGCTTTCTGGTGCCGAATGCGAGCGAAGTCGTGGTGGTGGATGATACCGGAATTAGAGAAGCTGAAACTGCCATGTCTATCACTCACTCCACACACTGCCATGTCTATCATAGGATAAGTTTTCTTTTCccacttttttctttctttattttagcgatgtttcaattattttaaccgttaattttaattaatatatattatatatatattttatagttCAGATTAACGGTTAAAACTTAAAAccatagttgtaagaaccgaaTCGGTAATCAAACCGATCAGATTACTGatttactggtttattggttcaaccgataaatcGTTGGTTGAACTGATAAAACCGGTTTTacgtataaaaaatataaaatactaaaaatagtcataaacttaaaaaattcaaaatacatatcttcaattcttcaccaacaTTTTAAAAACAACCAAGTTTCAAagtctaaaaataactaatacaAACATAGGCATGAAATTAGTTAGTACTAGTACAATAGTATCTTAATTAAACACAATAAGAATaacaattcataaactaaatccaATGAGTGATTTAAATTCCCTATTCAGCAAGATAGCAACCTTAAAGGCTTAAATAGTTAAATTCACAGCAACCTTAATATAGTTAAATTCACTGCACAAGCATATTCATAGTCTCAAGCTTTCAACAAGCATATCCATCCCAGAAATTTCAAGTGACAGCAACCTTAAAGGCTTAAATAGTTAAATTCACAGCAACCTTAAATAGTTAAATTCACAGCACAAGCATATTCATAGTGTCAAGCTTTCAACAAGCATATCCATCCCAGaaatttcaagttttcataatagAACAGAATAACATAACATTAGTCATAACAGCTTCATAATTTCAAGTTTTCAACAAGCATATTCAACACAGAACACATCAACATAACAACATTATTCGTAGTTTCAAGCTTTCAACAAGCATATTCATCCCAGaaatttcaagttttcataacaGAATAGAATAACATAACTCAATTATTCATAAGTCATAACAGCTTCATaattccaaattttcaacaaTCATAGTCATAGAGCAGAAGTGCAGAACAGAGGAGAACAACATATTCAACTAACATGTTTGACACAGAAGAAGACGAAGACGACGGCGACGGCGACGGCGCGGCAACGGCGAGGAAACGGCGACGGCAATGAGAGACAGGGACGAAGCGGAGCCGCGGGTCTGTTCTGTTCCTTCAAACTTCAGAATGGGTGTCCGGTGGTGAGACGAAGAAGACGACTGCGGCGGCCGGCACGAgacttgagttttttttttttttttttcctaaataaaccaaaacgacgtcgtttggcaAATGAATTTTAAAAAAAGCTTCCAAACCAATCGGTTGAGCAAAAACCGCCAGTTCTTCGATTTTCATCAGAACCGGCCGGTTCAATCCAGTTTTCAGCGGTTCTCTTTCATATTCGATCATATTAATCAACCAGATCAATTATAAATTCGATTCACTGATTTTTCGGTCGAACCGATCAGTCTGATCCAGTTTTTACAACTATGCTTAAAACAAGAAACTCTTCCTAAACTATTAAGTTACCAATATTTGAACTATACTTGTGACAAAACAAAAGATCATTTATATAAGATTACTCATTTGTGCTTTCTCCAACTCCTACATGCTATATTGTTTTCTTACTCCTAAttacttttgtttatttattatttgtatTGGCCATTGctcgttttatttgtttttgggcTGGTCAGAGTATCGTATTTTCACTTGCAGTTGTTTTACTCCTGAATCTCAACACTCGTGCAGTGATTTGGGCTTTTGATGTTCTTGGATCTATTCCAGCTATTTAATTTTTCAATAAGATCCAGTAGTTGGCCCTGATATATTGGGCTTTTAAACGTAAGAAACCattcaacataaaaaaaatattaaactaaaacaaaaacaaaaagattaaACACATGTATTGGacgcaagaaaaacaaaattatacGAAAACAatcaattatttttataaaatatataataaaaataaaataaattaaataactcatatatttatataaatatacaaTGACTAATCACCGATTGAATTTGGATGTGTTTAACGCCATCCATCCCAATCTTTGTTGTATTATGTTTTTGAAAGCACTATTTGACTACCGTAGAGAGCACTAGTTAATAGTTATTAAGGTATTATTTAAGAGTTTAACCATATAAATTGGCTTAGAAAATACGTGTTAGCACGCAAGAATAGCACATAGGTAAAACCTGGGAGATGAGATGAGTGAGGTAACAAACTAGCATACTTAAGCGAGAGCTCTTAGTAGTTAGTAGGTACTGGCATCATAAATTGGGTATAAATATAGAATAGGAGAAGAATGACACCTCTTATTAGGTTGGTGTTGCCGTGTTGGTGAGTGTGCCCTCGGGGCTCGAGTGTGATTATCCTATGTCCATACCTAGCTTACTTAGAGCATACCATTTCAGGATATTTTTCCAAGTTCATCATACTAGTTAATCCACCCCAAATATATCATGTCATTTTTATTTAGCTTCGCATCGTAGGGCGTGGTAAATTAAATGTCACCCAACACCATCATGACATATGCGTTCTCTTAAGAGCTACACACTATGCTTGTTTAGCCCACTGTAGTTCTTTGTTTCAGCAAATTGAGGTTACTGTAGTTGCAATTCTTGGAGTCCATTTCTAACTTCATTCACAACCACCACCCAACAAAATTAACCACTTTGCTATTCTGGATTTCTGAACTTATATTGTAAGTAGATAGATTCCCTATCAATTTTGTTGATGTcacctttttcttattttcttatctttacatTCATATTCTTATATTCAGATATTCGTAAggctaaaatttttttattatagatTATAAATGTGTGTAAATTAGGACTCGCAATGGATAGAGTAGGGTGGATTCTGTTCTAATTCTACCTGTgggttaaaaattttattaaaattctatCCTACTCTATTCACAGGTTGAGAATCTCTTaatcctaaccctacccgcatcctaaagttctaaaccctaccctatcaTACCCTACCTGctaaaatatcaatttttttttcaaaacaaatataaaattcaataattctaaatttcatacatattaataaaataaaaaataaaaaactaatactttaaattactaaattaattaactagtttagtggttgttcacttattgtaagtcattacataagggaGGTTGTGGGTTTAACTCTCATNNNNNNNNNNNNNNNNNNNNNNNNNNNNNNNNNNNNNNNNNNNNNNNNNNNNNNNNNNNNNNNNNNNNNNNNNNNNNNNNNNNNNNNNNNNN from Arachis ipaensis cultivar K30076 chromosome B09, Araip1.1, whole genome shotgun sequence includes these protein-coding regions:
- the LOC107618851 gene encoding 50S ribosomal protein L15, chloroplastic, producing the protein MAVSASLIPVSSTTTTSLAFGTRKPPAFPSIACPFKGSLKKLNSTPCGYTATLRVQLRRPLSVVNKAASAPAPAAGASSVRFRLDNLGPQPGSRKKAKRKGRGISAGQGASCGFGMRGQKSRSGPGVRKGFEGGQMPLYRRIPKLRGIAGGMRAGLPKYVHVNLRDIEDARFKDGEQVSLETLKEKGVINPSGRERKLPLKILGEGELSKKLTFKARAFSTSAKEKLESAGCSLTVLPGRKKWVKPSVAKNLARAEEYFAKKRAAAAASEPASA